Proteins from a single region of Nerophis ophidion isolate RoL-2023_Sa linkage group LG10, RoL_Noph_v1.0, whole genome shotgun sequence:
- the myadma gene encoding myeloid-associated differentiation marker homolog produces the protein MPLIVFATSQLLYVRVVALLFSCVAFSVAAHGASLPQGGMAAWCIFCWAFSFAATAVVLLVELLGLQGRVPVSWSNFPITMACYAVLLCLSASVIFPLFFLRERSNYNEIRDHRIASTVFSCLATVAYMGEVSLTKARPGEVTSFMATSPGLLKVCQTFVACIIFILVSDPVAYERHAALQWCMAVYCICFIFSMVVVLMCVAECTGWLPVPFSRFLSVCSLLAAIMYLTATIIWPVFQFGERYRVQRDAESNLITVAVLTALNFLLYLADLAYTARLQFVSG, from the coding sequence ATGCCTTTGATTGTGTTTGCCACTTCTCAGCTGCTGTATGTGCGAGTGGTCGCCCTGCTGTTCAGCTGTGTGGCGTTCAGCGTCGCCGCCCATGGCGCCTCGCTCCCTCAAGGTGGCATGGCTGCTTGGTGTATCTTCTGCTGGGCCTTCAGCTTTGCTGCCACTGCTGTGGTTCTGCTGGTGGAGCTGTTGGGCCTGCAGGGACGCGTCCCTGTGTCCTGGTCCAACTTCCCTATAACTATGGCATGCTAcgccgtcctcctctgcctctcgGCTTCTGTCATCTTCCCGCTCTTCTTCCTGAGGGAGCGCAGCAACTACAACGAGATACGTGACCACCGCATCGCCTCTACTGTCTTCTCCTGCCTGGCGACGGTAGCTTACATGGGCGAGGTGAGCCTGACGAAAGCACGACCCGGCGAGGTGACAAGTTTCATGGCGACGTCGCCGGGCTTGTTGAAAGTATGCCAGACATTTGTGGCATGTATCATCTTCATCCTGGTCAGCGATCCTGTGGCGTACGAGCGGCACGCGGCGCTCCAGTGGTGCATGGCGGTGTACTGCATCTGCTTTATCTTCTCCATGGTCGTGGTGCTGATGTGTGTGGCAGAGTGCACCGGTTGGCTACCAGTTCCCTTTTCCCGTTTCCTGTCGGTGTGCAGCCTCTTGGCGGCCATCATGTACCTGACAGCCACTATCATCTGGCCCGTCTTCCAGTTCGGCGAGCGCTACCGGGTCCAAAGGGATGCAGAGTCAAACTTGATTACCGTGGCTGTCCTCACTGCCCTCAACTTCCTGCTTTACCTCGCCGACCTGGCGTACACGGCTAGACTGCAGTTCGTCAGCGGCTAA